One window of Streptomyces sp. FIT100 genomic DNA carries:
- a CDS encoding 2-hydroxyacid dehydrogenase: MVWDGSGGPPDAESLATVEFFVIPYGFGATAAAVFPGMPRLRVVQSLSAGVDELVKHIPRGVVLCNARGVHDASTAELAVSLVLASLRGIPDFVRAQDAEEWRTGFRPALADRTVLLMGYGSIAAAIEDRIVPFECDVLRVSRTARSTPRGPVHALGDLPGLLPRADIVILTVPLTEQTRGLVDARFLASMPDRSLLVNASRGAVVDTDALLAELTAGRLHAALDVTDPEPLPPGHPLWHAPNTLISPHVGGNSSAFLPRALELIRTQVLHYLAGEPPENVVLPRTS; the protein is encoded by the coding sequence ATGGTGTGGGACGGCAGCGGCGGTCCGCCGGACGCCGAGAGCCTCGCGACGGTGGAGTTCTTCGTCATCCCCTATGGCTTCGGGGCCACCGCCGCAGCGGTGTTCCCAGGCATGCCGCGGCTTCGTGTCGTCCAGTCCCTGTCCGCCGGCGTCGACGAGCTCGTGAAGCACATTCCCCGCGGTGTCGTTCTCTGCAATGCCCGGGGCGTTCACGATGCCAGCACCGCCGAGCTGGCCGTGTCACTCGTCCTGGCGTCGCTCCGTGGCATCCCTGATTTCGTACGGGCCCAGGATGCCGAGGAGTGGCGGACCGGCTTCCGCCCCGCTCTGGCCGACCGCACCGTCCTGCTCATGGGCTACGGCTCCATCGCCGCGGCGATCGAGGACCGGATCGTCCCCTTCGAATGCGACGTCCTGCGGGTCTCCCGCACGGCCCGCTCCACTCCGCGTGGGCCCGTCCACGCGCTCGGCGATCTGCCCGGCCTCCTGCCCCGGGCCGACATCGTGATCCTCACCGTCCCGCTCACCGAGCAGACACGCGGCCTGGTCGACGCGCGCTTCCTCGCCTCGATGCCGGACCGCTCCCTGCTGGTGAACGCCTCCAGAGGTGCCGTGGTGGACACGGACGCGCTGCTCGCCGAGCTCACGGCCGGCAGGCTGCACGCAGCCCTCGACGTCACCGACCCCGAGCCGCTGCCCCCGGGGCATCCGCTGTGGCATGCGCCCAACACGCTGATCAGCCCTCACGTCGGAGGCAACAGCTCGGCCTTTCTGCCACGGGCACTGGAGCTGATCCGCACCCAGGTCCTGCACTACCTCGCGGGAGAGCCGCCGGAGAACGTCGTACTGCCGCGGACGTCCTGA
- a CDS encoding ATP-binding protein, whose translation MPVWRMRDFHDDDLDQAIQVWDQSGMDVQTPAVFPVSEVIAAARSGQPAVVAMVGDELVGVAVARAEGERAWVLLVALAAGWRHRGIGSGLLAELERRLRAAGVRRISALLPAAATGTTALLNSGYRSREGLVYFELVEHLPAADAGLLDALGGRVLPSGLWGSMAGMEHEKQIVERRIVLPLKETELVERYGVVPPKAVILFGPPGTGKTSFAKAIASRLGWPFVELFPSRLAASGGTARLATGLREAFADITALGSVVLFIDEVEEIAGVRSGVAADPGHMATNELLKVIPGFREHDEHLMVCATNSVRTLDPAFLRPGRFDYVIPIGPPDATARAAIWQRYLTAASGTVDVTRLVEATELFTPADVEFAARKGAQAAFENEVVHRRGEPATTEDYLAAVRDVRPTLTDEMISDFHEDMERFTRM comes from the coding sequence ATGCCGGTGTGGCGGATGAGGGACTTCCACGACGACGACCTGGACCAGGCCATCCAGGTGTGGGACCAGAGCGGTATGGACGTCCAGACGCCCGCGGTCTTCCCGGTCTCGGAGGTCATCGCCGCGGCCCGGTCCGGGCAGCCCGCCGTGGTGGCGATGGTGGGCGACGAACTGGTGGGGGTGGCGGTGGCGCGCGCCGAGGGCGAGCGGGCCTGGGTCCTGCTGGTGGCACTGGCCGCCGGCTGGCGCCACCGGGGGATCGGCAGCGGTCTCCTCGCCGAACTGGAGCGGCGCCTGCGGGCCGCGGGCGTGCGGCGGATCAGCGCGCTGCTCCCGGCCGCCGCCACGGGAACGACGGCGCTGCTGAACTCCGGTTACCGGTCCCGGGAAGGACTGGTCTACTTCGAGCTGGTGGAGCATCTGCCCGCCGCCGACGCGGGCCTGCTCGACGCGCTCGGCGGACGGGTGCTGCCGAGCGGACTGTGGGGCTCCATGGCCGGTATGGAACACGAGAAGCAGATCGTCGAACGCCGGATCGTCCTGCCGTTGAAGGAAACGGAGCTCGTCGAGCGCTACGGGGTCGTCCCGCCGAAGGCGGTGATCCTCTTCGGGCCGCCGGGCACCGGGAAGACCAGCTTCGCCAAGGCGATCGCCTCCCGTCTGGGCTGGCCGTTCGTCGAACTGTTCCCCTCCCGCCTGGCCGCCTCGGGCGGCACGGCCCGGCTCGCCACGGGGCTGCGGGAGGCGTTCGCCGACATCACCGCCCTCGGGTCGGTGGTGCTGTTCATCGACGAGGTCGAGGAGATAGCCGGCGTACGGTCGGGCGTGGCCGCCGACCCCGGGCACATGGCGACCAACGAACTGCTCAAGGTGATCCCCGGCTTCCGCGAGCACGACGAGCACCTGATGGTCTGCGCGACCAACTCGGTGCGCACCCTGGACCCGGCGTTCCTGCGCCCCGGCCGCTTCGACTACGTGATCCCGATCGGCCCGCCGGACGCCACGGCGCGGGCCGCGATCTGGCAGCGGTATCTGACGGCGGCTTCGGGAACGGTCGACGTGACGCGGCTGGTGGAGGCGACGGAGTTGTTCACGCCCGCAGACGTCGAGTTCGCGGCGCGCAAGGGAGCGCAGGCGGCTTTCGAGAACGAGGTGGTCCACCGAAGAGGCGAACCCGCCACCACCGAGGACTATCTCGCGGCCGTCCGCGACGTCCGGCCGACCCTCACGGACGAGATGATCAGCGACTTCCACGAGGACATGGAGCGGTTCACGCGCATGTGA
- a CDS encoding LacI family DNA-binding transcriptional regulator: MTLTARQSQILEEVHRTGSARVADLAVRFGVSAMTVRRDIAVLTEYRLVSRVYGGVTLPGTVPLARSATRAKRQQRNQRLSLGMVVPYLTLYYWYVKQGAQAVAEECGARLSVVVADHDDVRVQVERLLDGGVHGFLLTPPPSLLDSADASLWLRELPVPAVIVERRPTPMAGLDHLDRVASDHERGVLKALRHLAEIGHRRIGLLACSTPTTPWIVKGFDTAAALFGLPRDVPRVTDARYEVEEEIDAFLDSARSAGVSAAIAHPDGQASLLLQRALHRGLSVPDDLAIVTYDDDWGYLLAIPLTGVAPPRRAIGRIAATRLVGRLREDGEHVPQELLLLPRLNIRASTSGPQMSGP; this comes from the coding sequence ATGACACTTACGGCTCGGCAGAGTCAGATCCTCGAGGAGGTGCACCGTACGGGCTCTGCCCGGGTCGCCGATCTCGCCGTTAGATTCGGCGTGTCGGCGATGACGGTGCGACGTGATATCGCCGTGCTGACCGAGTACCGGCTCGTTTCGCGCGTATACGGTGGCGTGACTCTGCCGGGCACGGTGCCCCTGGCCCGTTCCGCGACCAGGGCGAAGCGGCAACAGAGGAATCAACGGCTCTCCCTGGGCATGGTCGTGCCGTACCTCACCCTGTACTACTGGTATGTCAAGCAAGGCGCCCAGGCTGTGGCCGAGGAGTGCGGCGCCCGGCTCAGCGTGGTCGTCGCCGACCACGACGACGTTCGTGTGCAGGTCGAGCGGCTGCTCGACGGTGGTGTCCACGGATTTCTGCTGACGCCCCCGCCCTCGCTGCTGGATTCGGCCGACGCCTCCCTGTGGCTCCGGGAACTCCCGGTCCCCGCCGTCATCGTGGAACGTCGGCCGACTCCGATGGCCGGCCTTGACCACCTGGACCGGGTCGCCTCCGACCATGAACGAGGCGTCCTGAAGGCGCTGCGCCACCTCGCGGAGATCGGCCACCGTCGGATCGGCCTGCTGGCCTGTTCGACCCCGACGACACCCTGGATCGTCAAGGGCTTCGACACAGCCGCAGCTCTGTTCGGCCTGCCGCGGGACGTTCCCCGTGTGACGGATGCCCGGTACGAGGTGGAGGAGGAGATCGATGCCTTCCTGGACTCCGCCCGCTCAGCCGGTGTCTCTGCAGCCATTGCCCATCCCGATGGGCAGGCATCTCTGCTCCTGCAACGCGCGTTGCACCGAGGGCTGTCCGTCCCCGATGACCTGGCGATCGTCACCTACGATGACGATTGGGGCTACCTCCTCGCCATCCCGCTCACCGGAGTGGCCCCACCCCGCCGGGCGATCGGCAGGATCGCCGCCACGCGCCTGGTCGGGCGACTGCGTGAGGACGGCGAGCACGTTCCTCAGGAACTCCTTCTGCTGCCTCGCCTGAACATTCGAGCATCCACATCGGGACCACAGATGTCCGGCCCATAG
- a CDS encoding phosphocholine-specific phospholipase C — MTELNRRRFLQIAGGTAAVTMLNESIARAAAIQAEVSTGTIQDVEHIVVLMQENRSFDQYFGAMKGVRGFGDPRPVLQDNGRSVFYQSNGTKDILPFNPQVSDLGMRFVAGLNHDWAGGQLAYNSGKYNKWVPAKTDATMAYMTRNNIPFHYALADAFTVCDAYHCSFIGATDPNRYYMWSGHTGNDGTGGGPVLDNKEAGYGWTTYPERLQAAGVSWKVYQDIGDGLNAAGHWGWISDAFRGNYGDNSLLYFNNYRNAQPGSPLYEKARTGTDAKAGDGYFDHLRTDVANGTLPQVSWIAAPEAFSEHPNFPSNYGAWYISQILNALTSNPAVWAKTALFITYDENDGYFDHVVPPYPPASTAWGRSTADVSKDLYPGGSGFTAGPYGLGPRVPMIVVSPWSKGGYVCSETFDHTSVIRFMEKRFGVQEPNISPWRRAVCGDLTSAFDFSRADATPAALPSTAGYVPPNHDEPSAYRPVPPATGTLPKQEAGSKPTRPLGYTPYVDGVRTLATGKFTLTFHSGPTLGAHFHSTSGNRTDGPWPYTVEAGKTLADTWSTSAATGNRIDLTVWGPNGFLRTWRGPTMQAGPEVTARHTTSTGNLALTLTNPGTVAVNLTVTNAYGGTAQTYKVNPGATVSATVNLGTTGRWYDVKVVSDMDTTFLRRFAGHVETGAVGVSDPAIKTV; from the coding sequence ATGACGGAACTCAACCGCCGTAGATTCCTGCAGATCGCCGGCGGCACCGCCGCTGTCACGATGCTGAACGAGAGCATCGCGCGAGCCGCCGCCATCCAGGCGGAGGTCAGCACCGGCACGATCCAGGACGTCGAGCACATCGTCGTTCTCATGCAGGAGAACCGTTCCTTCGACCAGTACTTCGGGGCGATGAAGGGCGTACGGGGCTTCGGCGACCCGCGGCCGGTCCTCCAGGACAACGGTAGATCGGTCTTCTACCAGTCCAACGGGACGAAGGACATCCTTCCCTTCAACCCGCAGGTCAGCGACTTGGGCATGCGGTTCGTGGCGGGCCTCAACCACGACTGGGCCGGTGGTCAACTGGCGTACAACAGCGGTAAGTACAACAAGTGGGTCCCTGCGAAGACCGACGCGACCATGGCCTACATGACCCGGAACAACATCCCGTTCCACTATGCCCTCGCGGACGCGTTCACCGTGTGCGACGCCTACCACTGCTCCTTCATCGGCGCCACGGACCCGAACCGCTACTACATGTGGTCCGGCCACACCGGCAACGACGGCACCGGCGGCGGCCCGGTACTGGACAACAAGGAGGCGGGGTACGGCTGGACGACGTACCCCGAGCGACTGCAGGCCGCAGGGGTGTCGTGGAAGGTCTACCAGGACATAGGCGACGGCCTGAACGCCGCCGGCCACTGGGGCTGGATCAGCGATGCCTTCCGGGGCAACTACGGCGACAACTCACTGCTGTACTTCAACAACTACCGCAACGCACAGCCCGGCAGCCCCCTGTACGAGAAGGCGCGCACCGGCACCGATGCCAAGGCCGGCGACGGCTACTTCGACCACCTGCGCACCGACGTGGCGAACGGCACGCTGCCCCAGGTCTCGTGGATCGCCGCGCCGGAAGCCTTCAGCGAGCACCCGAACTTCCCCTCGAACTACGGCGCCTGGTACATCTCACAGATCCTCAACGCGCTCACCTCCAACCCGGCGGTATGGGCGAAGACGGCGCTGTTCATCACCTACGACGAGAACGACGGCTACTTCGACCACGTCGTTCCCCCGTACCCGCCCGCCTCCACCGCCTGGGGCCGGTCCACCGCGGACGTCTCGAAGGACCTGTACCCCGGTGGCAGCGGCTTCACCGCCGGACCGTACGGCCTCGGCCCGCGCGTCCCGATGATCGTGGTCTCGCCCTGGAGCAAGGGCGGCTACGTCTGCTCCGAGACCTTCGACCACACCTCCGTCATCCGCTTCATGGAGAAGCGCTTCGGCGTGCAGGAGCCCAACATCTCTCCCTGGCGCCGCGCGGTCTGCGGCGACCTGACCTCGGCCTTCGACTTCAGCCGTGCGGACGCCACACCGGCCGCCCTCCCCTCGACGGCGGGCTATGTCCCCCCGAACCACGACGAGCCCTCCGCCTACCGCCCGGTGCCTCCGGCCACGGGCACCCTGCCGAAGCAGGAAGCCGGCTCCAAGCCGACCCGCCCGCTCGGCTACACCCCGTACGTGGACGGCGTGCGCACCCTCGCCACGGGCAAGTTCACCCTGACCTTCCACAGCGGCCCCACCCTCGGCGCCCACTTCCACAGCACCTCCGGCAACCGCACCGACGGACCCTGGCCCTACACCGTCGAGGCGGGCAAGACCCTCGCCGACACGTGGAGCACCAGCGCCGCCACCGGCAACCGGATCGACCTCACCGTGTGGGGACCGAACGGCTTCCTGCGCACGTGGAGGGGCCCGACGATGCAGGCGGGCCCTGAGGTCACGGCCCGCCACACCACGTCCACCGGCAACCTGGCCCTCACCCTGACCAACCCCGGCACCGTTGCGGTCAACCTCACCGTGACCAACGCCTACGGCGGCACGGCCCAGACCTACAAGGTCAACCCCGGTGCCACCGTCTCCGCCACGGTGAACCTGGGCACGACGGGCCGCTGGTACGACGTCAAGGTCGTCTCCGACATGGACACCACCTTCCTGCGCCGCTTCGCCGGCCATGTGGAAACGGGCGCCGTAGGCGTCTCCGACCCGGCGATCAAGACCGTCTGA
- a CDS encoding MalY/PatB family protein → MPRDTGAPVGANPLRQLSLEQLRQRTSMKWRTYPQDVLPLWVAEMDVPLAEPVARAITDAVTLGDTGYPVGTAYAEALAAFARERWGWDGLAVERTAIVPDVMLGVVEMLKLVSGPGDPVVVNCPVYPPFYLFVGSLGRPVVEAPLGPDGRIDFAALEDAFRRAALRADRPVYLLCSPHNPTGTVHGADELADVARLARTYGVRVVADEIHAPVVAAGAPFVPYLSVPGAGDGLSLMSASKAWNLAGLKAALAVAGPDAADDLARLPEEVGHGPSHLGVIAHTAALRDGGDWLDAVLSGLDDNRRLLAELLTEHLPAVGYTPAQATYLAWLDCRGLGLGDDPAGDFLRRGVALSSGIPFGTGGAGFVRMNLATSPELITEAVRRMATAVPRGRAARRG, encoded by the coding sequence GTGCCGCGTGACACAGGTGCGCCGGTCGGCGCCAATCCGCTGCGTCAGCTCTCCCTGGAGCAGCTGCGGCAGCGGACGAGCATGAAGTGGCGGACGTATCCGCAGGACGTGCTGCCGCTGTGGGTGGCCGAGATGGACGTGCCACTGGCCGAGCCGGTCGCGCGCGCGATCACCGACGCGGTGACGCTCGGTGACACCGGCTACCCGGTCGGGACGGCGTACGCGGAGGCACTGGCCGCCTTCGCCCGCGAGCGCTGGGGGTGGGACGGGCTCGCCGTGGAGCGCACGGCGATCGTGCCCGACGTGATGCTGGGCGTCGTCGAAATGCTGAAACTGGTATCCGGCCCCGGCGATCCCGTCGTCGTCAACTGCCCCGTGTACCCGCCGTTCTACCTGTTCGTGGGCAGCCTGGGCCGTCCCGTCGTCGAGGCGCCCCTCGGGCCGGACGGGCGGATCGACTTCGCCGCGCTGGAGGACGCGTTCCGGCGGGCGGCCCTGCGCGCGGACCGCCCGGTGTATCTGCTGTGCAGCCCGCACAACCCGACCGGGACCGTGCACGGTGCCGACGAGTTGGCGGATGTCGCACGGTTGGCGCGGACGTACGGTGTGCGGGTCGTGGCCGACGAGATCCACGCCCCGGTCGTGGCCGCGGGCGCGCCGTTCGTGCCGTACCTGAGTGTTCCCGGCGCGGGCGACGGGCTGTCCCTGATGTCGGCCTCCAAGGCGTGGAACCTGGCCGGGCTCAAGGCCGCCCTCGCCGTCGCCGGGCCCGACGCGGCCGACGACCTCGCCCGGCTCCCCGAGGAGGTCGGCCACGGACCGAGCCACCTCGGCGTCATCGCCCACACGGCGGCCCTGCGCGACGGGGGCGACTGGCTCGACGCCGTCCTGTCCGGCCTCGACGACAACCGCCGCCTGCTGGCGGAGCTGCTGACCGAGCATCTGCCGGCCGTCGGGTACACGCCCGCGCAGGCCACCTATCTGGCCTGGCTGGACTGTCGCGGCCTGGGCCTGGGCGACGACCCTGCCGGCGACTTCCTGCGCCGGGGCGTCGCCCTGAGCTCCGGGATCCCCTTCGGCACGGGTGGCGCGGGCTTCGTCCGCATGAACCTGGCCACCTCACCCGAGCTGATCACCGAGGCGGTCCGCCGCATGGCGACCGCCGTTCCCCGGGGGCGCGCAGCGCGTCGGGGGTAG
- a CDS encoding FdhF/YdeP family oxidoreductase, giving the protein MKKPPSEEPEERLTVTPPKTWAAGVPAVGHALAYSLDETSVRRAGTTLLIVNQVHGIDCPGCAWADPAPGHRHRNEYCENGAKHINDEATSRRVTADFFRRHPVSELGRRSDLWLNQQGRLTEPMVKRPDADHYEPISWHDALGLLAEELTSLDTPDEAVFYTSGRAGNEAAFVLQLFARAFGTNNLPDCSNMCHESSGFALHETLGTGKGTVGLEDLHHADLILLVGQNPGTNHPRQLSALEQAKLNGGRIIAVNPLPEAGLLRFRNPQKPRGVIGPGTQIADRFLQIRSGGDLALFQGLNRLLLEAEDARPGTVLDHDFIRSSTSGFDEFSAHVRTVDWDDVLTATGLSRREIEEVRDDVLRSERIIVCWAMGVTQHRHAVPTIREIVNFLMLRGNLGRAGAGACPVRGHSNVQGDRTMGIWEQMPDTFLDALQREFGFDPPRAHGLDSVNAIRAMHEGRIKVFLALAGNFVRAAPDSAVTEEAMRRCRLTAHISTKLNRSHTVCGRTALILPTLGRTERDIQSAGEQFVTVENSMSEVHTSNGRLKPASKLLLSEVAILCRLARRTLDEGRTLDGEGRTLDGEADIPWDRFEADYGAIRQCISHVVPGFHDFNRRVVRPGGIRLPNPVNEGVFATPAGKALFTRNGWAAPDVPEGHLVLQTLRSHDQWNTVPYTDDDRYRGIHGSRRVVLVNPEDLAELGLAEGQSVDLVGVWDDTVERRASAFTVVPYPTPRGCAAAYFPETQVLVPLDSVAESSNQPASKAIVVTLEQAEQAEQAEQAEQAEPTEPTEPTEPTEPADTGPGAAPR; this is encoded by the coding sequence ATGAAGAAGCCACCGAGCGAGGAACCGGAGGAACGGCTCACCGTGACCCCGCCCAAGACCTGGGCGGCGGGAGTGCCCGCGGTGGGGCACGCGCTGGCGTACTCCCTGGACGAGACCTCGGTGCGGCGTGCCGGAACCACACTGCTGATCGTCAACCAGGTGCACGGCATCGACTGCCCCGGCTGCGCATGGGCGGACCCCGCCCCGGGCCACAGGCACCGCAACGAGTACTGCGAGAACGGCGCCAAGCACATCAACGACGAGGCGACGTCGCGGCGCGTCACCGCCGACTTCTTCCGCCGGCACCCGGTCTCCGAGCTCGGGCGGCGATCGGACCTGTGGCTGAACCAGCAGGGCCGGCTCACCGAACCGATGGTCAAACGGCCGGACGCGGACCACTACGAACCGATCAGCTGGCACGACGCCCTCGGGCTGCTCGCCGAGGAGCTGACGTCACTGGACACCCCCGACGAGGCGGTCTTCTACACCTCGGGCCGGGCCGGCAACGAGGCCGCCTTCGTCCTCCAGCTCTTCGCCAGGGCCTTCGGCACCAACAACCTGCCCGACTGCAGCAACATGTGCCACGAGTCCAGCGGCTTCGCCCTCCACGAGACCCTGGGCACCGGCAAGGGCACGGTCGGCCTGGAGGACCTGCACCACGCCGACCTGATCCTGCTGGTGGGCCAGAACCCCGGAACCAACCATCCGCGCCAGCTCTCCGCACTGGAGCAGGCAAAGCTCAACGGCGGCCGCATCATCGCGGTGAACCCCCTCCCGGAAGCAGGGCTTCTGCGGTTCAGGAACCCGCAGAAGCCACGCGGGGTGATCGGCCCCGGGACGCAGATCGCCGACCGGTTCCTGCAGATCCGCAGCGGCGGCGACCTCGCGCTCTTCCAGGGTCTGAACCGGCTGCTGCTGGAGGCGGAGGACGCCCGGCCGGGCACCGTGCTCGACCACGACTTCATCCGCTCCAGCACCAGCGGCTTCGACGAGTTCTCCGCCCACGTCCGCACCGTCGACTGGGACGACGTCCTCACCGCGACCGGACTGAGCCGCCGGGAGATCGAGGAGGTCCGGGACGACGTCCTGCGCAGCGAGCGCATCATCGTCTGCTGGGCGATGGGGGTGACGCAGCACCGGCACGCCGTCCCCACCATCAGGGAGATCGTCAACTTCCTGATGCTGCGCGGAAACCTCGGAAGGGCCGGAGCCGGCGCCTGCCCGGTGCGTGGACACAGCAACGTACAGGGCGACCGCACCATGGGGATCTGGGAGCAGATGCCGGACACGTTCCTGGACGCGCTGCAGCGGGAGTTCGGCTTCGATCCGCCCCGCGCCCACGGGCTGGACTCGGTGAACGCCATCAGGGCCATGCACGAGGGCCGGATCAAGGTGTTCCTCGCGCTCGCGGGCAACTTCGTCCGGGCCGCTCCGGACAGCGCGGTCACCGAGGAGGCCATGCGGCGGTGCCGGCTGACCGCCCACATCTCCACCAAGCTCAACCGGTCCCACACGGTCTGCGGCCGGACCGCGCTCATCCTGCCGACGCTGGGCCGCACCGAACGGGACATCCAGTCCGCCGGCGAGCAGTTCGTCACCGTGGAGAACTCCATGAGCGAGGTCCACACGTCCAACGGGCGTCTGAAGCCGGCCTCCAAGCTCCTGCTCAGCGAGGTCGCCATCCTGTGCCGCCTCGCCCGACGCACCCTCGACGAGGGCCGCACCCTCGACGGCGAGGGCCGCACCCTCGACGGCGAGGCGGACATCCCATGGGACCGCTTCGAGGCCGACTACGGGGCGATCCGGCAGTGCATCTCCCATGTCGTGCCGGGATTCCACGACTTCAACCGGCGGGTGGTCCGCCCCGGCGGCATCAGGCTGCCCAACCCGGTCAACGAAGGGGTCTTCGCCACCCCGGCGGGCAAGGCGCTGTTCACCCGCAACGGCTGGGCCGCCCCCGACGTCCCGGAGGGGCACCTGGTCCTGCAGACCCTCCGTTCGCATGACCAGTGGAACACCGTTCCCTACACGGACGACGACCGCTACCGGGGCATCCACGGAAGCCGCAGGGTGGTGCTGGTCAACCCCGAGGACCTCGCGGAACTCGGCCTGGCCGAAGGGCAGTCCGTCGACCTGGTGGGCGTCTGGGACGACACCGTGGAGCGCCGCGCGAGCGCCTTCACCGTGGTCCCCTATCCGACCCCACGCGGCTGCGCCGCGGCGTACTTCCCGGAGACCCAGGTGCTGGTGCCGCTGGACAGCGTGGCCGAGAGCAGCAACCAGCCGGCGTCGAAGGCGATCGTCGTCACGCTGGAGCAGGCAGAGCAGGCAGAGCAGGCAGAGCAGGCAGAGCAGGCAGAGCCGACAGAGCCGACAGAGCCGACAGAGCCGACAGAGCCGGCAGACACCGGGCCCGGCGCCGCCCCGCGGTGA
- a CDS encoding SRPBCC family protein, giving the protein MHTIEETVEIAVPVRTAYDQWTQLKSFPRFMSAVKRVDQVRPTVTRWVIGCGPVRRAFTAEIVEQRPDSCVAWQSLDRRTSHRGEVSFRPTAPDRTTVTVRMEVGPRGAAALLMGASREVTRRVVRSELGHFKEFIEGLGEAGGAWRGTIRNGHVQPAEPEPPRSRVARWPTG; this is encoded by the coding sequence ATGCACACCATCGAGGAAACCGTCGAGATCGCTGTCCCGGTACGCACCGCCTACGACCAGTGGACCCAGCTGAAGAGCTTCCCGCGGTTCATGTCGGCGGTGAAGAGGGTCGACCAGGTCAGGCCCACCGTCACCCGGTGGGTGATCGGGTGCGGCCCGGTGCGCCGCGCGTTCACCGCGGAGATCGTGGAGCAGCGGCCGGACTCGTGTGTGGCCTGGCAGAGCCTCGACCGGCGCACTTCCCACCGGGGCGAGGTGTCGTTCCGTCCCACGGCACCGGACCGCACCACGGTCACGGTGCGCATGGAGGTGGGGCCGCGCGGCGCCGCCGCCCTCCTCATGGGCGCGTCCCGCGAGGTCACGCGCCGTGTGGTCCGGAGCGAACTCGGGCACTTCAAGGAGTTCATCGAGGGCCTCGGCGAAGCGGGCGGGGCCTGGCGCGGGACCATCCGCAACGGGCACGTACAGCCGGCGGAGCCCGAGCCGCCGAGAAGCCGGGTCGCACGCTGGCCCACCGGCTGA